One window of Cryptococcus neoformans var. grubii H99 chromosome 11, complete sequence genomic DNA carries:
- a CDS encoding protein KTI12, with protein MALVTITGFPCSGKSTRAQQLKQYFEKRLKEPEYDGPALEVVVVDDESSHVPRSTYDSSAQEKPGRASLFSNVNRSLGTDTITIVDSANYIKGFRYQMYCAAREAHTRVATIHVVAPPDMCRKWHEKRGECSYKQATFDNLIMRYEEPSSMVRWDSPLFTIPWDENPPFEDIWNAIIKGDKKPPTSAVLQRSKPPPNTLQTLTATTSLINSSLLSHLTSLPNSTTFPIPSPPAPSSSSLVLRLPAKKITLSEMSRLKRQYETVQVKAQASGGLAAAGNWTEGEVATGYVRFLEQTWETG; from the exons ATGGCTCTTGTCACTATCACCGGCTTCCCATGCTCTGGCAAGTCCACCCGCGCCCAGCAACTCAAGCAGTATTTTGAAAAACGTCTGAAAGAGCCGGAATATGACGGTCCAGCTCTTGAAGTGGTGGTCGTAGACGATGAGTCATCTCATGTACCCCGCTCCACCTATGATT CCAGCGCTCAGGAAAAACCAGGCCGTGCAAGCTTGTTCTCCAATGTCAACCGTTCGTTGGGAACAGACACCATCACCATTGTGGACTCTGCCAACTATATAAAAGGCTTCCGCTACCAAATGTACTGTGCTGCCCGGGAGGCGCATACTCGAGTCGCTACT ATTCACGTTGTTGCCCCACCTGATATGTGTCGAAAATGGCATGAAAAACGAGGAGAATGCTCTTACAAGCAAGCTAC GTTCGATAATCTTATCATGCGATACGAAGAACCGTCATCCATGGTTCGATGGGATAGCCCACTGTTTACTATACCGTGGGATGAGAATCCGCCATTCGAAGACATATGGAATGCCATTATAAAAGGTGACAAGAAACCTCCTACTTCTGCTGTCCTTCAG AGGAGCAAACCACCACCGAATACTCTTCAAACTTTAACCGCAACCACTTCTCTCATAaattcttccctcctctctcaccTCACTTCTCTGCCAAattccaccaccttccccataccttctcctccagccccatcgtcttcctccttggtTCTCCGCCTACCAGCGAAGAAAATAACGCTCAGTGAGATGTCCAGACTGAAAAGGCAGTACGAGACAGTGCAGGTTAAGGCACAGGCTAGCGGAGGTTTAGCAGCGGCAGGAAACTGGACAGAAGGGGAAGTCGCAACGGGATACGTGAGATTTTTAGAACAGACTTGGGAGACTGGGTGA
- a CDS encoding electron transfer flavoprotein beta subunit, protein MRPTLPSLINILVPVKRSIDYAVKIRVAADGKGVDTNVKHSMNPFDEIAVEEAIRQRDKSGEKVESITALSIGPPKAADTIRTALAMGADTGIHITTPENTIVEPLSVAHAIKAIIERSEKAGKKFDLVFMGKQAIDDDTGATGGMLAGMLGWGQGSFASKVVIEKGGRIEVTREIDGGLEVVESKIPMVITTDLRLNEPRYASLPNIMKAKKKKIETLKPEDLGLDFTPRLETVSVTEPPKRQGGGKVETVQELVAKMKEAGVL, encoded by the exons ATGCGTCCCACTCTCCCATctctcatcaacatccttGTCCCCGTTAAGAGGTCCATCGACTATGCTGT CAAGATCCGAGTCGCCGCTGACGGCAAGGGCGTGGACACCAATGTCAAGCACTCTATG AACCCCTTTGACGAAATCG CCGTGGAGGAGGCTATTCGCCAGCGAGACAAGTCTGGCGAGAAGGTCGAATCTATCACTGCCCTTTCCATTGGCCCTCCTAAGGCTGCCGACACCATCCGTACCGCCCTCGCCATGGGTGCTGACACTGGTATTCACATCACCACCCCCGAAAACACTATCGTTGAGCCTCTCTCCGTTGCTCATGCTATCAAGGCCATTATCGAACGCTCAGAAAAAGCCGGCAAAAAATTTGACCTCGTCTTTATGGGTAAGCAGGCAATCGATGATGACACCGGTGCCACTGGAGGTATGCTTGCTGGTATGCTTGGGTGGGGACAAGGGTCTTTCGCTAGCAAGGTTGTGATCGAGAAGGGCGGCAGGATTGAGGTCACAAGAGAAATTGATGGTGGTTTGGAAGTTGTTGAGAGCAAGATTCCTATGGTCATCACTACTGACCTTCGATTGAACG AGCCTCGATATGCCTCCTTGCCTAATATCATGAAGgctaagaagaagaagattgaaaCTCTCAAACCTGAGGACCTCGGTCTTGACTTT ACTCCCCGACTCGAGACTGTTTCCGTCACTGAACCTCCTAAGCGTCAAGGCGGTGGCAAG GTTGAGACTGTCCAGGAGCTTGTCgccaagatgaaggaggcgGGTGTACTGTAA